CCACCACAGACCAGGCTTAGGTCCCAGTGAGGGAGTTtcacagcatttcaacatacaCACTACTTATAGCTTATAAAAGTGTCTAATCAGTGGCTTTTAATTCCAAGATAATTGATGCTTTACCCTGTTGTTGTACAATTTATTGTGACAACTTGTGtaactgatgtgtttttccacCATAGTTTTATTGCTCACAATAATTTCTAATATTTACAAGCTGGCAGTAATTCaatgcaacaataacaacaatgataataaattcaaataaaatataataatataataaaacaatgaaaaactaaatgaaataactgcaaaTAATAACCATTAAGTATTCTAAGAGCCAGGACAAGACGTACATTCTAAGTTTACATTATCAATACACAGCAGTTCATTAATCCTCTGAGCATCAAACTTAAGCACTTAACGCTACCTCACAACAATTTTATCCCACAGTTTGGAGAAAccacaaaaaagacaatataaaaGGTTAATCATTTCTCAGAGAGGATTGTCTTATTAATGGACATTCAAATGACAAGAAAAGCTGACCTTACTCAGGCAGCAGAGTTCGGAGTCAGCTCTAATGGATTTATGAGAGTTTGGGTTAGACAGCAACCAACGTTTTGGCTACTGGATACAAAATCAAGCAACAGCCTATGTTaatcacagacagagagagagagagcatttGCACTGATTTGGTGACAACATACTGTGCTTTCATGGAAATGAAGGAACATATCAAAGGTGTGGCTCACTGGTGTGCTGTTTtgtacaacaacaaacatctgGATGTGACAGCCTGTACATTTAGAATGAAGGTTTATTTAGAGCATTAGGCGTTGGTATGAGTATACTGTGGATGCTATATCACAGGTATCAGAGGTGCAAGGTGTTCATGAGGTTCACCTGAGTTCACGGTGAATTCCCAGTGCCATTTGTCTTTTAAACAATGCTGACCTAACGTTTCAGTGTTCATGGGTATCTTTTAGGAGCAGAAATTCCTGTCCCCCTAAACCAAAGTTCCACTCCATCAGTCTCATTGCATGTAGTCTAATTCTGTCCCACAAAGGtgcaaaagcagcagcagactggGTCTTTTTATATTCTGCTTTCTGCCATGTTGTGAGTCAGTGTCATCTTGCCAGACAAGATGAGGACAGAACCAGTTGCAGTTGGCACATTTGCATAAAGCCCAGAATGAAGATGGCTCTCATCTTGCGAACGTGGGCACCAATCTTACTTTAGTCAGCCACAACACACGCAACATTTGGAGGGAACTGCGAATCGCTGTGGCATTTGAGCGTACATGAGGAGGAGTGAGTATAGAGGAATAAATAGATTGAGCCTACAGCATGTAATGATTTGCTCCCATTAGGAGACTGTCAGAGAAGTGCACCTTTCCTCCCACATGCAGAGAGAATAAtcagcgtgcgtgtgtgcgtgtggggtTTGGCATTCACTTCTCCAAAGTGAGGTTCTGACCAGATGACTTGTGCACAAACATGGAAGTGAGAGGTGAAAGTGTCAGGAACCGAGAAGCCAGCACTCGGTGTATGGCGTATGTGTGCGCAGAGATACAGAGACAGGGGGCAGACACTGGCCTGGAATGTCTCCGCTGATACACTCTCCGTCTGGCATAATAAAGACCATGTGGAGTCAGACAAACTGTGACCGCTGTGCTCTCTGAAGGATAAAAATCCATTATGCACATTGAGGCacggagcacacacacacacaaacacacagtcccgcacacacacacgaaaatcacatatgaaaaaaggaaaaaaaaagggagcaagAGAGAGCaatggagagagaggggaagagacaTGCCTCAAAACCCCCTGCTCATTTATAATGCATATGCCGAGCTTGGGCTTTGAACAACAAACCCAATGctttccttcccctcctcctcagccatGGAGGGGAAAACCCACAGCCTGCTCTGACTGCTTCCTACAGGCAGGGACACGATGGAGGAGAAGGTTTATCCATTATGAGGTTTTGAAGTCAGCTCATGTGGACCGCATCGACCGGCTAATATTGCATTCTGAATGTAAGGGTAGAACAGATGTGAAACTATTTATTGGCCTAATCCTTGCTGCACTTGAATACTGAGGTACAACACACAAGTAACCACATATATCATCTAACATCTACCAGAATTCAAACGGCTATAAACAGTTAATCAGTTATGTTGTAATGGCCGTTATTTCAGTCTGTAAAACTGCAATCACAGAGCCGCTGTAATTTGAATCTGGGGAAATGGATATATCGCTAAAAAGTCTGATGGCAAAGAAGCACAAGCAGTTAGACAAATAGGCATGCAACAAACCCACAGCTTATCTAAACTTATCATTATTACCCAAGTGGATGTAGTTAATGTCCCGAAGACACCAACTGCTTGCTTTAGCTGTGTAGCAGTGTGAGGGCTTCAGCAGTTTTACGTGAACCTGTGTCTTCTGTACTTAACTTGCATACAAAGCTGGATGTACATAAACTGCTTTGTGAAATTCTTTTTTATGTAGGTGAATGTCGGATCAAGTAATGGCTAGACTAAAGAGTGGGGACAAGCAGGGAGacagcataaataaaatataggtGTTCACTCTACAAAGCAAAGGGTCTGGTCtcccgtgtgtgtgcgtgcgtttcCAAATGGAAGTACATTTAATGCATGAGATGTAGGTCAAAGCGTGGAAGACACCAGACATGTTTTGTTGTTCCTGCGTTGCTAACACAGACTGGCACACCAGACACATTTGTCTGCAGCCAAATGTTCAGTCAGATGGAGATTTCTAAAATATACACCAAGGATTTAGAGTTGTCATGTTGCTCTGTTTAGGTCTACTGGTGGCTGGTGGCTAAAACATCAAGGCTGCCATTCTCTTTCCACTTTGCATGTACTCATAGTGGCAGCGACATACAGTTATGAGCAATCCACACAATCATCACTTCAACCATGTATTTCCAGATCTACAAATGTGTAAAAGGCGGTTTAGACTCCTGCTCCAGTTTGACACCGTGGCTACGGCGACAGCCCACACCAGCCTGACGCGGACCTCGTAAGAGTCTGGATTGGTCTGCTTTTCACCActattttcaaattgattgtatTGGATCAATAGTGATGGAACACACTGAGAaaagattaactgaggaggttcagagatacaaacattcgTATGACTTGACTTTGGCCAAATTTTGGTGAAATTGTTGAGaataaagcaggaagtagaaagtgaagcaggaagtaaaaaagaaaaaaaaaattaacccgaATACCAAAACGGACACAGCGtagactagtgtttgggtggcgttgttaATAAATGGCTCTCACCTGCATAGATTATGTACGTAGGTTACAGTGTCTAGTCCCTCAGAGACCTAAACTCCTCTTTAACAATGAAAGATGTATAACATAATAATTAGTTCAACTACTGTATCCAGGAGTTTCCTCAAAATTCTGCATtaagtaaatatttttgttgtggGTACAGTAATGTGTGATGCCCATAGACAGACATTCAAACTACACAACTGTCctactacagtactactacAATGTATTTCTGAATCATCAGACTAAGAGGTTTGTGTCTTCACAGCTTAAGGTGATAGGAGGTGTAAAGAACCTAATAACGACTAATGACTCCCACggttacattttatatatgtttgtaAACTTCCTCAGTTCTCCAGTTACAGTTTAGAGGTATTCACATCACTGAACTCAAACAGGTGAAACATAATGCACAGAtacattaataatgtttttgttcaatGAAGTGTCCCAGTAAGCCATGACAGTAAGCcagcatgcacaaaaacatgtcCTTCCCATAATGAAATTCAGTCATCACTAAAACTGGTGTAAGGGGAGCTACAGCTGCATTGCAGATATAATAAACAGAACTGATGGCATGGGGGTATGGATACCCAGGACAATAACCCATTTACATAGCTAAACAGGGATTTTAAATGAGGTATTTACCTTGAATCTatgtttgagatattttaggaacaattaaatcTAAGTACCCACAAGGCATAGTAAACCTGAATGTTTTTCTATGGGGATTATTTTTGTTAGAAGTAAAAATTTCAGGCCAGAGTTCTGAGTGTGTTCTGACTGAAAATGGAATAGATTTTAGAGATggtataaaaacatataaacttAATGCCAATACACAAGCGGCATTTCTATTCACAGCGAAACAATAAATGTCTTTCTCATTGGTCTGCCAGTAGAACAAAGACTTGTTTTCCAAATCAGCCTTTTTGGCATAGAAACATCCCTTCCTTAAGGAACAAAGCAGTAaatgaaggagggaaggaagatggagagagataAAACTTTCAGATTCGTAGTACGACAGAGAGGACTGTATTCTACATTTTCATAAATCCAGcaggtttcatttaaaatttagtCAGGGGTTAGTAGAACTCAGCTTCAGATTTGACTGATGCAAGTGTCATAGCGGGTACTTCACTTTTCTATTCAGTGTGTATTAAAAGATCAACGAGTATGGATGTGCAGTGAGACTATGTGGCATCACACCTCCTCAACGCTGACATTCAGTAGCACAATTAAACATCCCCACCTCAGTTACATATGTTAGCAGCTATTAGACATCAGAAAGGGTAAACACATGTAAGCTGGATATTTATCATTAGCTCCATAATGTATTTCTGTAACAGCTGCAACGTCTGCTTTCTTTCATCAGTGAACAAAATAACAGTCATACAGTTACTGCAGACTTCCATCATTGTGCCATGGGCCACTGATCTATTACTCTTGCATACCAGGCCTGCTTTCGTACATCTGCACACTAAATGGCTTGTGAGTTTTGATAGACCCAGATTCCCAGATATAAACATTCATTCCTACTCTGAAATACTACCATCCATAGGTGTAATGTCTGTTGGCTAATTTGTAATTATGgataattttcagtttttgatGGCTACTGAAGTTAAACAAAGCATCTGGCGAGATCATGTCGTGCTTCACAAAATTGCCAAGGATATTTTGCAGCATTTTACAAACCAATTGCTTCACCGATTAATGACAGAAAAactcctgttgtttttattgtgctaTGGTTAGGCAAATTAACACACCAATGTGTAATTAAATCAAACATCGCCACAGAAAAATAGAGCTTCTGTCTGTTTGCCTCTGATCCTCATACAAGAAGTCGGTGCAGAAAGTGGTGAGGACAGCAGAAAACTTTATCAGCACCTCACTTTTTCCTATCTGGGACATTGCAGACCCACTGGATGGGTTAGGCATATGCGTATGAACACataccagccactttattaggtacaccttgctagtaaaaggttgaaccccttttgccttcagaactgccttaattcttcatgtcatactttcaacgaggtgttggaaacattccttagAGATTTTagtccatgttgacatgatagcatcacacagttgctgcagatttgtcggctgcacatctatgacgtgaatctcccgttccaccacatcccaaaggttctctattggattgagatctggtgattgTGGAGGCctttggagtacagtgaactcattgtcatgttcaagaaaccagtttgagatgatatgagctttgtgacatggtgcattatcctgctggaagtagacgtcagaagatgggtacactgtggtcataaagggatggacatggtcagcaacaatacttaggtaggctgtggcatttaaaccatgatcagtttgtactaaggggcccaaagtgtgccaagaaaatatccccaacaccatgctttcatgttgtttacgtcaAAATGTGaacctgccatccgaatgttaCCGCCGAAATcgagaccagcctgtctggcaccaacaaccataccacgttcaaagtcacttaaatccccttttttcctcattatgatgcttggtttgaacttcaacaagttGTCTTGTCTCTCACCTCTACATTCCTAAATgtattgaattgcagccatgtgattggctgattagttatttgtgttaagcaaatgaacacatgtgcctaataaagtgagtgtatatttttcATGTAAACCGCTTGTATATAGCTTTGAATCTAAGTGATTCACATGTTGAGTATTAATAAGGACCATGCCAAAGTTCTGAGATGCACATTAATGTTACTGTAAAACATTAATGCTGCATAAACTAGGCTGTCATAGTAGCCCCCAAAGTTTCTATcaggaaagagaggaaactATAAAACTCTCACATGCCTCACTCCTGCTCTGAACACCagagcaacaaaacacaacaaacaaggaAGACCACGAGAAGCAGACACCTCATGAATGTACCGTTTTTATTGGACTTATAtagaaatacttaaaaaaacatgaagtagCACCATTACttaagttttactttttatcatGTATAACTTTcaatgtcagaaaaataaaactcttgaTACATTTTCAAATCTTGTCTCAGCAAATATAATATTAGTATTTGACCATGAGGTTAAAGGCCCtttatcataaaataaaatatactttgTTCTTAAACTTTGCTCAATAAAGTACATTTACGCTCAAGTAACTTCACCTACATATACATAAacaagtggtaaacaaatgtattaaaatagaaatactaAAACTATAGTGGTGCAACAGAAGCCTGTAATTCCCACTGGAATCTAATTCatacaaattttaaaaagcataaacggttttctttgtgttcaaCTTACTAAGTCTTGTACATTTCAATGTTTCAtaataatatagaataaaatatgcTTTATattactgaataaaaaatatgctGGATGAAGCagatttaaaagacattttttgcTGAACCTATAAAAACTCCATCCCAACAGAATACTGTCAAATACAATACACATTTTGTGGACTTGGATTCCCTCCCACAGTCGtgtgatattaaaataatacagtgATCAATGCCGTTAGGCcatactaaaaaataaacaatttttcAACCCAGCTACAAAAAGTTCActgaacttaaattaaaatatctgtAAACATCTTTGCAATAAGAAATATAATCTTTCAAgtcaaaaaagaataaaatacttCAATCTgtattaatgtcatttaaaactttCAACTTGTGTAAATTGattctatacatatatatgtaggATATGTTACTGCTCTGCCTGGCGTGGTTTCTGATCTTGAGCTGCAGTATCTTTGTAAGTCAATAGTCCTGTTTGGCTGGAAGCCCTCTGTGTTTCCTTGCCACAGCTTCCCCCCTCACTACATTCGAATGGCAAACCTGGAAGGCTCGTCCTGCTAACAGTCCACCGGTTGACCCAAGTACCTCCGTCATGACCCCATTGTGTCTCTTGCTTCATAAATACAGGGTACAATTAACTAGAGCTATTGATTACTATActgtaatatttaaaacatgcacTTAGATGTTGAAAATATTTCCGTAAGCTACAGTATATTATTAACAACTACGACGGAACCCACAAAGGGAATCTGTCCCTTCTTCTGGATACTGCAGCCTcttacatacatatgtatatctATGTACATTTTCCAGCTGATTGTTGTGGTCTCATTAAAGCAGTATGAAGAGTCTGTTGTTGCTATCATAGCTGGTCTCCCTTCGGAGATAGTctttttatgaaaatatacGTATAGCCTGAGTGACGCCGGTGTGGCAGACAGGGCATTTGGGCTCACTCCTCTCGCAGATACGGTTGGCACATTCCATACAGAAAAGGTTGTGCCCACAGGGGACCAGGGCCGCAATGACCTCACTCTCAAAGCACACAGAACAGTCACGGCTGCCTTTTCGGCTGGTGCCTgatgatgtggaggaggaggacgacgaagaggaggcagaggagtcgCTCTGAACTCCGGGGAGATGGGGGCCTGGCAAAGAGGCGATTGAGCTGGAGTAACCAGGGAAGCTGAGTGGGCCTCCGCCCGGGTCACTACGCACTCTTCGGGCTAATGGGTGCTCAGTGGGTCCTCCGGTGTGGTTCTGCAGGGGAGGTGACAGCCTTGGTTGAGGGGTGCAGCCGTTAACCCTTCTCTGACTCACCACTATACCGTTGGCATTGGTGGAGGTGTTGGTCTGGAACATGGCTGAGGTGGAGGTTGGAGAGCTGCCTCcggtggaggagggggtcatGCGACTATCATACTGGGACCACAGGAGGCCTGGCGGGGCTGGTGTAGGGTCAAACCCTGGCGAGGTGTCAAAAGACATATCAGTGCAGTCAGGTGAGATTACCTCACTTCCGTAAACAAACCCGTTGCCATTGGTGTTAGtattaatgttgttgttattgttgttgccaTTGTTGTTGCTTGTGGTGTAACTGAGTGCTGGGCTTGGGGGGCTGTAGTCGGCCATGCGTGAGCCATTATTACCAAAGTAAGAGTCTGTGGATGCACTGCCCAGGGAGGATGATGAGTCGTTGCGGTAGTTGGAGAATGGCTTACGGGCTGAGGTGGGGGTCATTCCAGCACTGGACTTGGACCACAGGGTGGCATGCCCATGCAGATCAAAACCAACATCAGTCCCATTGGCGTGGAAGTCGTTTTCATCCTGGAGCTCAATAAGACCTCCTGTCCTCATGGCGATGTGGGCTTCAATCTCTTCACGTGCCCGGTCTACATTCTCTGGCATCCCTGTCACCTCAAACACGGGCTCCTTGTCTCGGCTTGGTGTCACAATGTAGGTGTGGGTCTGCTGCTGGATACGCTTGATGGTTGCACCCTTAGGGCCAACAACCAGACCCACCACGCGGTATGGCACGCGCACCTGAATGGTGGTCTGTCCGGGTAGGTTAGGTGGCCCAGGGACGGGAGTACCACTTCCGTTGaggctggtgtttttgttcctggaGGCCCGGATCATGGAGAAATGCTCTGCAGCAGAGATGATCTCTCGCCTGGCCATGGCTACATCCTCCCTCCTGCCCGTCACCACAAAGACAGGCTCCTCACCTCGAACCGGAGTCTTAATGTAGGTGTTGGTCTTTGCTCGCAACGCTTTGATCTTGCAACCTGacgcaaaaaacaaaagtgacaatgggttacaaaaagaaacaacgCTTGGGGAAAAGTCCTGTTTTATAGTATACCAGAACTATGAACTGGCCAAAGCTGATGGTAGATTATTGTCCTCCAA
The sequence above is drawn from the Mugil cephalus isolate CIBA_MC_2020 chromosome 3, CIBA_Mcephalus_1.1, whole genome shotgun sequence genome and encodes:
- the mex3b gene encoding RNA-binding protein MEX3B, with product MPSSLFADNSVQGDALDDQRALQIALDQLSLLGLDNDENPLYDNNQEPRKKSVNMTECVPVPSSEHVAEIVGRQGCKIKALRAKTNTYIKTPVRGEEPVFVVTGRREDVAMARREIISAAEHFSMIRASRNKNTSLNGSGTPVPGPPNLPGQTTIQVRVPYRVVGLVVGPKGATIKRIQQQTHTYIVTPSRDKEPVFEVTGMPENVDRAREEIEAHIAMRTGGLIELQDENDFHANGTDVGFDLHGHATLWSKSSAGMTPTSARKPFSNYRNDSSSSLGSASTDSYFGNNGSRMADYSPPSPALSYTTSNNNGNNNNNNINTNTNGNGFVYGSEVISPDCTDMSFDTSPGFDPTPAPPGLLWSQYDSRMTPSSTGGSSPTSTSAMFQTNTSTNANGIVVSQRRVNGCTPQPRLSPPLQNHTGGPTEHPLARRVRSDPGGGPLSFPGYSSSIASLPGPHLPGVQSDSSASSSSSSSSTSSGTSRKGSRDCSVCFESEVIAALVPCGHNLFCMECANRICERSEPKCPVCHTGVTQAIRIFS